The following is a genomic window from Saccopteryx bilineata isolate mSacBil1 chromosome 4, mSacBil1_pri_phased_curated, whole genome shotgun sequence.
TGACCAGTGTTCTTCCCTTGCTCTGCAGCTGAGTCTAAGCCCAGAGCTCAGAGCCAGGCCTCTGGACTTCCTGGCTGAGTGTGCCACTGAGGAGGTGCCCAGCATGGCCACTCCACTCAGGCAGGGCACCCAGGTGTGCAGGTGGGCATCCTGAGCCTCATGACCAGCCCAGCTGCTGCCCTCTTAGGCCAAGGTCCTGACACTCAGACCTACACTGCTAGTGAATGCAATAAATCCCAGTTTGAGGTCCTGGACCACctatgagaaacagaaagccctAGCACCTACCGTGTCTGGTGCAAACCCCTGCTCACTCTCAGCAGCGACAGAAGAATCAGGGTCACGAGGCTCCCTTTCCCCGGATTCCACGGCTGTCCCCACCCTCCTTGCTGAGGGAGATGCACGTGCGCCGATGGCCACCCACGGCGCTGGAACTGCTGCAGACACTGGCCCTGCAGAGGAAACTGCACACTGTTCCCAGCACCTTTCCTGCTCAGGCCAGACCCAAGCTGAGTGGCCCCTGGGCTACCTTTGCACATGCTAGAGAGCTCGCCTGGCTCTATCCACCTGGGACCACACCCCCCTTGTTCCTTGTTCTCCTCTTCTCCAAGACAGCACTGTCTGCAGGACAGCCAGACCCCTCCCACACCCTTAACCTCTCCCTGCTCTCTacttccctcctctcctgcttCAGCCCTGCTCCAAGGGAGAAGGGGGGCCTTCTGTCCTAGAGACCAGGAGTCAGGATGTCACCCAAACACATACCCATAGACCCCAAGACCCCCACACAAagtcacacacagagacaaacCCAGAGAGTTAGACAGAGATCCACAGACACGGCCTCATGTCAGAGGAGCACTCACATCATAACGGGCAGCAGCCGTAACTGTGGTCCCTGGTAAAGGATCCACTCACACTCCTACAGGGTACAGGTTCTAATTTATGATTCAGGTGATGTTTTGCTGAGTGAATGGCTTTGTCCTGGACACAGTGGTATCTAAGGCTAGCAAGACAGCCATTTCTTCTACTCTGTGGCTCTAGCCACATGCCCAGGGCAGGGACTGAGTCGCTGGGCCAGGGCAGACACGCAGTGAGACCCAGTAATCTCCCATCCAGCTCACACACCAGGGTCACTCCTGCAGCTGCCTGCTGTCCTCATCAACATTAGGAGGAGGTAGGGTGTTGACAGGGAAGCCAGTAGCCTGGGGCACAAGTATGGGGAGAAGAATCTGGGGTCCCTAGGCCCTGAATTCACTCTGCTTCCCAGTTCTCTCCACAGGTCTGGGCCCTGAAGTGAACCCTGAGGTACCACCAAAGCTCAGGGTTACAAGTGAGGACACCCCCTTGGGGACCAGAACAAGACTCAGTTACCTGGGCCCTACTGACTGCAGGAAAAAAGATTACTTGTTAAGAGACAgaaccaccaccccacccccaggccacagCCCGGGGAGGCTATGCTGCTAGTCTCTCCCCCAGCCCACGGCCCGGGGAGGCTATGCTGCTAGTCTCTCCCCCAGCCCACGGCCCGGGGAGGCTATGCTGCTAGTCTCTCCCCCAGCCCACGGCCCGGGGAGGCTATGCTGCTAGTCTCTCCCCCAGCCCACGGCCCGGGGAGGCTATGCTGctagtccctcccccagcccacggCCCGGGGAGGCTATGCTGCTAGTCACTCCCCCAGCCCACGGCCCGGGGAGGCTACCCGctagtccctcccccagcccatGGCCCGGGGAGGCTATGCTGCTAGTCACTCCCCCAGCCCACGGCCCGGGGAGGCTACCCGctagtccctcccccagcccacggCCCGGGGAGGCTACCCGCTAGTCCCTCTCCCAGCCCACGGCCCGGGGAGGCTACCCGCTAGTCCCTCTCCCAGCCCACGGCCCGGGGAGGCTACCCGCTAGTCTCTCTCCCAGCCCACGGCCCGGGAGGCTACCCGCTAGTCCCTCTCCCAGCCCACGGCCCGGGGAGGCTACCCGCTAGTCCCTCTCCCAGGCCACAGCCCGGGAGGCTACCCGCTAGTCCCTCTCCCAGCCCACAGCCCGGGAGGCTACCCGCTAGTCTCTTTCTTCAGCTCATCTGGTCCCAGGTCTGGCTACCCCTGTCGTGGGAGAGGAAGCAGCCCTGACTGACTCCCTGGCCACACCCCAAGGTCCCTGACCAAGTAAGGACAGGTGCTGGCGGTCACTGCCTGCAAGTCTGCTCAtctgggcagagccagggctgCAGCCTCCGTCcctctccgtccctccctcctgcctggaGAAGAGCTGGGAGCAGATGACCCACATTTCAGGGGAGGCCCCTGCTGACTCGCCAGTTTCATGGGGTGGCAGGGGAGACATTTTGTTTCTTACACCAGTCCTCGCCCTGGGTATCCAAGAGCCTGGACTAACATGTCCCTTCTCGGCAGCGATGACAGAATCTCAGACAATGCCCCACATTTGTACGAGCCTCTGTAAGATATAAAGCATTCTATTTTATGCCGTACAACTACTCCAGGTAGCAAAGAACAGACACAGGTCACGGGGCTCTTAACCCGTACACAAATATAGGCAGTGCTGCTCCTGGCACCCCATCTTTACCCCTGGCTTATACCCAATCTCTGAATCTTCTCTGTGCTCAAAAGGAAGCCATCTCCTGCCCACATCACGGGGACCAGGCTCCAGCCCTTTTAGAAGGCTCGACCTACCCAGAGTTGTCTGTGGCAGGCTTACTGGTGGCTTCAGTGCCACATCTAGGGGGTGCTGGGTACACACTGTGGTGGAGCCCCCAGTGGGGCCATCTGCACCCCCAGAGGTCCTGGAACCCCTGGTAATGATGGTTTCTGCCCCAACTCAACCAGAGCtgccagagagacagggagtgagccTGAAAGAAAGTCAGGGGCAGCAGGCCAGGTGGGAGCGCCCGGCGCGTGCCGCCATCACTGGGGCCGGTGCTGCCTGTGCCGTCTCCGCCGCCGCATGGCCTCACGCAGGGCCTCCAGCAGCTGCTGCCGGTTGTTGCAGATGTTGTAATGTGTCAGGTGCAGCAGCTTGTCCACGTCCTCCTGGCTGTAGGTCACCTTCGAGTAGTGGTAGGGGGAGTTGGATGAAGACAGGTTCACCTCTCCAGCCTCCTGCTCCTCCGCTGTCCGGCGGACCCCTAGTGGAGAGAGAGTGCAGCCCGGgcaccggggtggggggtggggacactGGAAGTGGAGGGAGCTGGGGGTCACCTTCAGAGACATAAAGGATAGAGAAGTGGGACAAGGGACGGGGGGGCCTGGGGCACCAGCAGGGTGAGGGGCAGAGGCTGGGACGGCGGCTCACCAGGGGCCGAGTGCTCCCGGAAGGAGTCGTTGACCAGGGGGAAGTGCAGCACAGCAGGGGCTTCGGGGCAGTCGGTGTCCAGGAACAGGCGGCACTCCCGAGGCTGGCACTGCTCCTCGGGGCTGGGCGAGATGGGGGGGAACGGGATCCCTTGCTCCTGGCAGAACCGGCCGAGGAGCTGCAGCTGCTGCAGGGTGGGCAGGAGTGGCGTCAGAGGGCGGCCCACGGGCTCCCCAGGGTCCCCAACAGCAGGCTGACTGAACGTGGAGGTCCACTAACACATGTGGGAGTTAGTGCCCAGAGGCCAACTCAGACTCGAGTGGGCCCAGCAGAGTGGGCCAGACTTGGGGAAGCGCTCCAAACCTGAGAGCCCCCGCCGCAGCTCCACCGGGCTCAGCAGAGCGGGCTGCTCACAAGGCCCCAGTTCCACAACTGGGAGGTAAACCCTTCCCTGGACCAGCAGAGGCTCAAATCAGGGGGCCAGGACCAAAGGGGACCCAagcataaaatacattttgacaCACGGTTCCCTGGTTGTGGATTCTATGACTTCAGTTTCCCGTTCACGCGGTGTCACTGTGACAGCCCTTAAGGAAAGGTGAGCTAGACACTGGACTCCAAAGCTGATCACCCTGGAGACACCGGCCAGGACGCCAGACCTGGGGCTGCCCGCTGCCTCCAGCCTGCTGCAGCCCACCTGAAAGGCGCCATGGAGGTTGTAATCCAGTGACAGGATGAGGTCCACGTCCCGtgtgggctgcaggaggggtgggCAGCTGGTGTTGATGAGGTAGCCAACATCCAGCAGACACAGGTGGGGCTCTGAAGGTGTCAGCTGGTTGGGGAGCCCGTCCAGTTTGGTGGCTGGAAAGGTTGGGAGGATGGGGTGGAAAAGCAGCTGTCACAGGTGCTCAGTGCACCAGCCCTTGGGCCTAATGCCAGCTCCCTGCTGCTGCGGAAGGGACTCTGACCCTGCTCTCCAACACAGGAGAGAAAAAGGGCTCTCGCTCCAAGCAGCCCGAGGAACTGAACTCACAGGGCTTGGGGGTGAGGGGTGACAGAGTGTGGGTGTCTAGGCCAAGGATCCCAGGCGCAGGCGGCCATGGGAAGACCGGAGAGCTGAGAtgaggagaaaagcagatagaTACCTTTCCAGGTGGAGAAGTGAGGATGTTGGAAATAGTCCTTGTGGAAATGGAGGCCATGCAGGAAATTGTGGGAGGCTTGGGCAAGTGGGCGCCGTGTCAGAAGGTCAGTGAAAAATTCAGCTATCCTGCCGGCCACCGTGGGAGGCTCTTCTGTCTTCAGAAGGGGGGCCTGCTCCTTGTCTGCAGTCAAGAGGGAAGCAGGATGTCTTTCAGGAAATGGGTACCCCTGGGTCTTTGTCCCAGCCTCTGTGGACTCTCAAAGGCCTGAGAGTCCACCTTCTCCCAAACACAGCCCACCGGCCACCCTACATCCTAATAAGGAGTCTAGGCACCTACCCAGGCTGGCCTGATGCTGTGCCCAGCGGTCCCAGAACTGGCTGGGTTCTGAGGCCCAGTATAAGCTGTCCTGGAGGTTGGCTGCATACAGATTGCTCCAGATACCTGAGATAGGGGACACGCAGGGAAGAGAGCCCCTCACCCCATCACAACCTGACCCTTCCCCAAGGCCCATCCTAAACCAGGAGACATCTCAGTGACTGAATGAGGAAGGTCAAGGCCCGCCATCTCTCCCAGGGCCCTTCTCCCTAATACCccagcttctccagccttcccacCCCCCTCACCTTCCAGGAAGCAGATGCGAGACTCAGGAAGCCGCTTCGTCAGGCGCCCCATGAAGAACTCAGAGCCAAAGAGCTCGGAGGGGATGAAGGCCCCATACTTGGGAAAGCCGACCTCGTAGGGGGAGAATTCGCACCACTCTGTAAGGAGGCCACACGGCCTTACCACGGGGCCCAGGACCTGAGGACCTTCGGCACCAATGCACCCACCACAGACTTTATGTCAGGGCAGCCTGGTGACCTAGAGGCTCAGCCTTATTGCTGGCCCTGTGGGCATAAGACCTAAGGCTCTCGCCCCTATCCCAAAGCCTGAATGGCAGTCTCTAGAAAGCCTGGGGCCTGGTCCAGAAGTGGGTATAACACCCGCCTCCTACACACAGGCCCACTGACCCCTTGCCCCACTAGCCAGGAAAGCATGGGTCTCAGCTCCAGGCTACTCACCTCCAAACTCAAAGGTGGTCAGGTTCTTCCCCTTGGTGTTGAGGGCACAGTAGATGGGCAGAGGATTCTGGCCACGACTCAGGGCCTCCCGCTGGTCTGAGAGTTTGTGGTCATGGGGCTGGGGCATGGGGTAGAGATAATTTGAGCCTAAAGCCATGGCTTCCTGGTACCTGGGGTCTTTCACACCCATTGCTACCCAGGGTTGCTCTCATCTCCGGACCATCCTGTGGCCTTGCCACCCACCTCCACTACCCAGactgcacccccccacacacctcaCCATGCAGCAGCGCCTCGTTGATGAGGGCCCACAGGTTGGTGAAGCAGGTCGGGTGGCCCAGGCGGGCACGCTCGGCCAACTCCTGCCGGTACCACTGCAGCTGGCGGGGGGCCAGCACACCCAGCTTGCTCTTGGTCACTTGGGTCTTCAGCAACTCGGTGGGCCCTGCCAGATCCTTCTGAGACCACTCTGGGTCCTCATAGAGGTTGGCCAATGCCCTGGAAAAGCCAAAGCCAAAGCCAGGGGGACCACCACTCAAAGACCCTACCGCACGCCTTGGGCTCTGTTCTAGGACAGCAGCCTGGCAGGCACCTTCCAAGGGTCCCCTGAGCATATTTCTCTTTGGCACATGCATTCTCTCAGCCCGTCCAATTTGGGTGGAGAGGCTTATGCCCAAAagccttacccaccccaacccctgCCACAACCCAACCAGCCACCCCCAGGCGCCTACACACAACCTGTCACCAGCTTACCAGGTGGACCCTGAGGCCCCTGTTATATAGGAAATGCAATCCAAGAGGCCCAGCTCCCTCAGGCCAGCCAGCTGCCCATACAGTGAAGTCATCGCCCGGATCCCACCACCAGTGGCCATAACAGCTACCACTGGGATCTGAAAGAGAGCACAGCCAGGGTCAGAGAGGCCTCAGGACAGGGCGGACGAGCCACAGGAAGAGGAGGTAGTAAGCCAAGCGGTCGCTCAGCTCACCCACAGCTAAGGCTGCTCAAAATCTACTTGGGGCTCTTTGGACCAGTTCTAGTCAGGCCTGTTGATTAGTCAGAAGTAGCctcttggctctggctggttggggcacacagggaagcaacCATTggtttctctcccacagccagtggctcaactggttcgagcatacaccccgggcgctaaggatagtTTGAGttgtccaagcacatcagccttaggtgctaaaaatagctcaagcaCTGGCCGGAGACAGGGGTGCTTGATGggtccaagtcagggcacatgtggaagtctgtctatctcctctcctctgacttaaaaaaaaagaagaaagaaggagaagaaagaaggaagaagaagaatgaggaggaggaggaggaggaggaggaggaagaggaggaggaggagaaggagaaggagaaggaggagaaagaaggaggagaaggagaaggagaaagaaggagaaggagaaggagaaggagaaagaaggaggagaaggagaaggagaaggagaaagaaggagaaggagaaggagaaggagaaagaaggagaaggagaaagaaggagaaggagaaggagaaggagaaagaaggaggagaaggagaaggagaaggagaaggagaaagaaggagaaggagaaggagaaagaaggaggagaaggagaaggagaaggagaaggagaaagaaggagaaggagaaggagaaagaaggagaaggagaaagaaggagaaggagaaggagaaggagaaagaaggaggagaaggagaaggagaaggagaaggagaaagaaggagaaggagaaggagaaagaaggaggagaaggagaaggagaaggagaaagaaggaggagaaggagaaggagaaggaggaggaggaggaagaggaggagaaggggaaggagaaagagaaggaggaggaggaggaggagaaggaggaggaggaggagaaggagaaggagaaggagaaggagaaagaaggagaaggggaaggggaaggagaaggggaaggagaaggagaagcctCTTGACGGTCAGGCTTGCCTGGTTTTAAGAACTCCAAGGAAAATGGACCAGGCCAGTTCCAGGACTCGTCTCCTCACCTCTAACCTGAGTAGTCTGGTGACTGCTTTTGAAAGCCACACGGTCATCTCAAAAATCAAccaggttgcctgaccaggcggtggtgcagtggatagagcacagaggagccaggtttgaaaccctgaggtcgctggcttgagcaaggggtcactggctcagctatagaCCCTTCatccccagtctaggcacatatgagaaagcaatcaatgaacaaaggtgctgcaatgaagaattgacgcttctcatctctctctctctgtctgtccctatctgtgtctgtctgtctctagactctctcgctaaaaaaaaaaaaaacacaaacaaaattcCCATAGTGCCACCCCTCTGCCTCTTGCAAGGACAGGTCATCTCCTGAGGAGATTCCCAGGCTAATCTGAACCTCCAGGGACTGCCCCAGGCCAGCAGGCAGCCCTCAGGTTGTATGTCTTACTGATTGGTCAGACTAGGTCTGGTCTCATAACCTGGACCAGGCCAAGGATCAAGAACCAACAAGAAGGAAAGCTAGTCCAGTGGGGTAGCTTGCAAGCTTCAAGTGTCTCATGCAGTGTTCTGAATTTAATGTGATCAAGCTCCTGATAACATCAGAGAAAGGGCAGCgagcagaggcaggaagagaggaggCGGGTCCAAGCCCAGCTTGGCACTAGCCCTGGTTTGGTTAGTGAACAACCAGTTCCAGCATTCAGTAGCGGGCTCTGGACCCAAGCAAGGCTAAGGGCGCCTGCCCCCTCCAGCCAGTCCCCAGACCTC
Proteins encoded in this region:
- the PLA2G4B gene encoding cytosolic phospholipase A2 beta; the protein is MALAKVHGTCLLTIRVLQARGLPSKDLVTPSDCYVTLWLPTASSHRLRTRTVKNSRNPIWNQSFRFRIHSQLKNVLQLQVFDQDLLTSDDPVLSVLFDVGTLRVGEFRHERFPQSPQGEKQLEVEFRLQSVTDGAEQLVSNGILVARELSCLHVRLEEAEGQKGSEGKIQLVVPGSCEGPQEALVGTASCFHCVACWEQELSIHLQDTPQEQLKVPLRALPPGQVVRLVFPTSQEPLMKVELKKEGPKELAVRLGCGPCAEEQAFLSRRKQVVAQALKQALQLDGDLQDDEIPVVAVMATGGGIRAMTSLYGQLAGLRELGLLDCISYITGASGSTWALANLYEDPEWSQKDLAGPTELLKTQVTKSKLGVLAPRQLQWYRQELAERARLGHPTCFTNLWALINEALLHGEPHDHKLSDQREALSRGQNPLPIYCALNTKGKNLTTFEFGEWCEFSPYEVGFPKYGAFIPSELFGSEFFMGRLTKRLPESRICFLEGIWSNLYAANLQDSLYWASEPSQFWDRWAQHQASLDKEQAPLLKTEEPPTVAGRIAEFFTDLLTRRPLAQASHNFLHGLHFHKDYFQHPHFSTWKATKLDGLPNQLTPSEPHLCLLDVGYLINTSCPPLLQPTRDVDLILSLDYNLHGAFQQLQLLGRFCQEQGIPFPPISPSPEEQCQPRECRLFLDTDCPEAPAVLHFPLVNDSFREHSAPGVRRTAEEQEAGEVNLSSSNSPYHYSKVTYSQEDVDKLLHLTHYNICNNRQQLLEALREAMRRRRRHRQHRPQ